The nucleotide sequence AAAGTgtatgttttattttttaatttttaaaagatatactgtaaaaaaaaataaatttttcatttttttttttttttttaaattagacaataaatatatatacacaaatatataaacacatatatatatatatatatatatatatatatatatataaacatatatatgtatatatttgtgtgattaattaaaaaaaaagttataagtcttcatcatctttatcatattcttcacttttttttttggcTTCCCTTAAAATTTCCTcatcaaaatatttttcttcatcttcATCTATATCATCTTGTAACTTATCAGagttctttttttcttccttCAAAAAATTCTGAACGCTATCATAATATCTGTGTTGTAGGGgtaaaaagaaaaaaatattgatcgttacaaatataatgtaataatatgtaaacatctctaaatatatatatatatatatatatatatgtatatatatttgtatattttattttttcttactTTTCTTTCATATCCCACCACACTTGCATATTTGGATACTTTTCTTTTGACAGTAGGAGCCTGTTccaaattttttttttttctttttttaagGTGACTACTACTTTTCCGACTGAAGCAAAATTGTATTTGGTCTCCTTGAAGGTAAAAAATGAAgtacatacatatataaaacatataaaaaatatatacacatataaagcatatataaacatataaaatatatataaacatataaaatatatataaacatataaaaaatatataaacatataaaaaatatatacacataatGCATATATTTATCCATTTTGtgatttttttatatttcttttatttcttacggattctataatattatctAGTAAGGTCAAATCAACTATATACTTTTTTGTTACAGAATTTGAATCGTTGCTAAGAGCAGAAAAGGA is from Plasmodium gaboni strain SY75 chromosome Unknown, whole genome shotgun sequence and encodes:
- a CDS encoding co-chaperone p23, translated to WAQSPEYIFLNIKFSHRWSSPGALKVKDEKIVSKKNNFSFSALSNDSNSVTKKYIVDLTLLDNIIESETKYNFASVGKVVVTLKKEKKKIWNRLLLSKEKYPNMQVWWDMKEKYYDSVQNFLKEEKKNSDKLQDDIDEDEEKYFDEEILREAKKKSEEYDKDDEDL